AACGCTCGAGTGTATCGAATGTTTATAAATCGATTTAAGAATTTTCCAATCAGATCggcattattttctttaacgAAACAACGTGAAGTGCAATCAAAAGCGTAAGGAAATGGAAGGAGTTTCACAAAGAGCCGACCGGGGTCTAGGGTTCCTTCCTCTTGCAATTTGTTATTaccacaccgcttctgcacaaacacggccaaagatcaaattttttattcttaaacttCTAGCTGATTTAGCTTTTAAATTCCAGCGCCACTGGTTCCGACTCTCATCCGCCTATCGATAACAACGCAGGCGAGGGTGAACAAGTTCAAGTTCAAACAGCTGATCcgatttgttttggattttcatGTGATATAACGAAGCGAAAACAATTCGAGCGGGCCAAAGGACACATCCAGGATGTTCCAGCACGGCCCCATGCTGTGGCGACCACTGCTCGTCCTGCGCAGCCTGCACCTGAATCAGCGCCAGCAGATGAGTCACTACGATGCCCTGGGAATCGGACGGCGATGCACGCAGAACGAGATCAAGGCAGCTTATTACAAACTCTCTATGCTCTACCATCCGGACAGGAATCAGGGAAGCGAGACCGCCGCCAAGAAGTTCCGAGAGATCAATCAGGCGTACGAGATCCTCGGCAACTACCGCCTGCGTCGTCTCTACGACAAGGGAATCGTGCACACAGCGGGCGCCCAATACGCACAGGATGTCCACGATGTGGCGGAGCCCGTGGTGGAGGACGATCCGGAAACGAAATTCTACAAGTCGCGCTTTCAGAAATCGCGAGTCGCCGACGCAGAGGGGCGCCAACCCATCTACGATTTTGACGAGTGGTCCCGGAATCACTACGGCAAATCCTTTGACCGGCGACAGGCGGCCCAGGCCAAATACGATCGGATTAGGGTGCAAAAGGAGACCAACAAGATGTCtggacaaacggacatggtCCTGCTGGCCTTCCTCTTCTTCGGAGTGGCCATTTACCTCATGTTCCTCGCCGAGAGCTCCTATGATACGCCGAAAAAGAGGGCGGAGGAGCGGCACAGACGGGACAGGGAAGAGCGAGAGCAACAGGTGACCGGGAAGAAGTCTTAGAGTTCCCTAGTCCACAGTGTAAATAGAGTTAagtttaatcaattaaatcgaaaggctatttttgtgattaaGAAAGCTGGTCGCATTATGTTTTTGGATAGTAATGGAAGTCTTGTCTAAGTTTTCAGTTCGGAaaccttttcttaaattagatTTGTAGGGATAAGATATTATGTAGGGGTAAAACCTTGAAAAACCTATGGAAATTAGGAGTTTAAAATACActataaatttaacatgcTAAGGAAAAAACGGTCCTTagaattaagaacaaaaattacCATCATTTTGTGAGATTAACTAGGTAAACTTTAATCAAAATTTAGCAGGACGCTTGCGCGCAGTGTACTTCGTATCAGGACGCGTTTCCAAACCCTGCCGGCGTCGTCGTTCCTTCTTGGCCAGAATCCAATCTCGCGATTTCTTCGGGGCCTTTCCACGCGCCTCACGGCAGGCATCACGTTTCTTGATATAGTTAACACGCCGCTCCTCCTCAGGAGAACCTAAAAAATAAGGGTGGTAAAGTAAAATAGTTATTTTCAGAATTAATTAGAGACCCACCCAAGGCCTTTGGCAGCTCTGCCGATCCTCCAGTCATCAGCACCAGATAGTACTTCTTTGCCTTGGCGGAGTTGGGATAGTCAACCACCAATCCTCCATAGAAACCCGCCTTCATGGCCTGCGAGGTGACCATCTCAATCTGATCCGAGTTCTCAGGGTAAAATTGAAATACGGCGCGGGCGGTACGCGTTAGACAGGAAAACAGCGTGGTGAAGAACTTCAGCAGGCGCTTGTGGGGATTGTGATACGACTTGTCCGCGTTGCAGAGCCACTGGAGGGCAGAGATCGAGATGGCGCCATCGAAGGTGCCCGGCTTGAAGGGCATACCCTCGCCCATGTCGCCCAGGATCACGTCGCCGGCCACTTCCCGCTCCACCGCGATATCCAGCATGGACTTGGATATATCTATGCCGATCCACATGTGCTCGCTGTCCTCGAGGACGCTTCCCGAGAGGCCGGAACCACAGCCAATGTCCAAAATCAAGCGGGATTCATCGTCATCCGGAAAGGCCAGCAGTTCCAAGGCTCGCTCGGCCATTTCCACTTGGATCTCAATGATGCGGGTGCTAAAAATGCATACTAGTACTCagatcttcttttttttaaaacaattactCACTTTGTGGAATATTTCTTGGCCTCATCATCGTTGTAGAACTGAAAGAGCACTAATTTAGATAGAGCCTGTATTTTACCAACCACATACTAACAATTTCTGGAGGTGCTGCATGCTCTGGTCTTCTGGCCATATTTCCTGTATTTCTCAGTAAATtacaaaactataaaaattaaggagcgtttttatataaacaaactaAGAACTCGGCTACACGTGCAATCAGCGAACAGCTGTTTACCATTCGCAGTGCAACGTCTACTTATCGACTCTGCTATCGCTATCGACCAAGTTATCGAGCTAGCCTACACCAACACATATCGTGAAAATCCAAAAATCCgtgaaaaatgcaatttttcatttaaaataaaagcaataatCATGTGAAGAGTGtgatttaaagtgtaaacTCGTCCGTGCACCAAGTGAAACGGTGAGTTGAGCCTGAAAACCCGCACGGATTGATAAAAAAGCTAGCATTTGCATGGGGCCGTTTTTGGGTGTGGGAGTGTGCCACTGAAAATTGTTacctgtgtgtgcgtgtgtaatGCTTCTGACGCGTCAACAAATGACAGTGTTAAGTGCTAATTGGCAACCgccgtttgttgttgttgcccaggcggaaatgtaaatgcaaaaagttcaggtgtgcgtgtgtgtagcCGTTATGTCTGCGCTAAAAAACTAGTGGCACAATTTGCGTAGGAAACCCGTTACGCTGACCCGTTTGCCTTGCTCCAATTTGGCCGAAAAAAGCGAAAACTCATCTAGCCAGTAagcacaataacaacaacaacaacaggttAATGCTTCTCACGCAGGTAGAACAAATTAATTGAGTACAGCTTTTTCAACAGCTGTTTTTCGGAGTACGAGAGAGCAATTTCTCTCGCTCCTGTTTCGATCTTCAGTGGCTTTAAAAGTGTACCGCAGTCAAGTGCATTTCAAACTGCATCAAAACTTGCATTTCATTTGATGTAATGTTCCTTTGTTTTCtggccaaataaataaagcacCCGAATTCAGGTTTATTTGCGGCTCGCCGGTTTACTGCTTGGGTACTCTTTGCATATTTATGAGCAAACTGGTTATTCTTTTTGGCAACGGAACATCTTTCACTCTTTCCAAGAACAACATTCTCTCCTCCGATCGCCGATGGTTACAAAATTTACGCAACAAGCACCGATCGCGGTCGCTGGCCTCTTCACTCAACAAGTTTGCCAAAACCCCCAGAAAAAACAGCAGGTGAAAAGATGAAATCGAACCGCGAAGCTTTTAATACTCTTGAAATTATTGATTTTGACTTTTTGGGATAAACGATGAGCAATAGGTATTTTGCTTATAACAGCTTATGTTACTAGCAAGTCCTTAGCTTAATTATTGAAATATAGGTCTTATACGGAGTTAGTCAAGTTAGGAACTGATTGTTCTTATATACATTCAAAACTTCCTCAATTGGCAATACCCACTTATAGTGGGTTAATTTTGACTTTTTAGGATATAAGATGATCAAAGATATATAACTAGAAAATCCTTAGctcaatctttaaaaaaataggccCTGTACAAAGATAGTCAACTTAGGAATTGATTGTTcctatatatattgaaattcttCCTCAATTACCAATACCCACTGATAGTGTATAAACTACAACCGAACCCGGTGTCTTCCATTTTGGAaaccagatacagatacggggACAaagacagatacagatacagatacagagcCAACTACAGATGCTCGCTGGCTGCTGGGAAGAGTAGCTTCAGTTGCGTGCCTCCATTCCCCCAGAGCAAACCGTTCCCGCCGGAAGAAAGTAAGAAAAGCTCGAAATGCGCAGTGGGCTAACGCTTTGTCccctgctgctggtggtggtggtgcttcTAGTGGGTCATTTAGTGGCTCCCGTGGCGCCGGCTAACCTACTGACCAGCTATCTGCCCGCCTCCATGCAGGCCCTGGCCTACTACATAGACCTGCTGCAGTACGAACCACTCTCCACGACGACAGTGGAGCCGCCATTCAGCGCGGATGACGGAGGAGTGGAGTCCACAACAGCCAGTGCGAAACCATCCACTCCGTTGCCCACAAGGAGCAGGACCACTACCACGAGGAGACCGAGTGGAATCGGAGGCTTGGGGTCGGTGTGGTGGCAACCGCCTAGCTGGTGGGAAACGCCCCAGAGGACTTCCACCACCGAGAGACCCACATCGCCACCCACTCTGCCGCATCGTCCAGGAATTTTTGCACCAGCTTCGCAAACGGAAAAGGCCCTGGAAGGCCACACTCTCTTCGAGGAAATCGGAGATGGTTTGGACTTTGACAAGCTGCCTTTGTCTTTAATCCGTGATATTCAGACCGAACGTGAGGACTTTACCAACGATGTGGAATCGCTGGATAACTTTTTGCGCCTGTACGACGATAATTATGGAAGGGCTGCCTTTGACTTTGAGTCCGCCATGGATCGGTGGAGTAGCTCCTCGATAGCGGGCAAAAAGCGGGTTCCGCCCACCAAGCCCTATGTGGATTTCCTGCTGGTCTACGATCTCCTGAAGCGCGACGCCAAGGCGGCGAATCTCAGCAAGTACGAGGGATATTCCGAGGacctgctgcagcagctgcacgAGTTGTCCCAGGCCTCTTCGGCCAGGCAATTGCATACCCTTTTCCAAAGGATGCTGGACCGCGGCGACATTCAGCGGAGTGACGTGGTGGCCCGCGTCCAGGGAATCGTCAAAGATCTGGGGAATCCCAAAAGCGCCACCTCCAAGGCCTTGGCTTTCATTCCCAGCATGCAGTTTCTACCTTAAGCTCCTAGATAAGTCGCAATAAAGTCGAGGGACCATTTGACCCTTTCTGTATGCTTAATACTTTATCTTGATTTAGGGTAATCGATCTTTTTATGCAAAACCTAGTGAACATAGTAATACATTTGTAACGAAGTAATGGAATGTTTATTTTGCCCAAGTCCTATAGATGGCAAATATGATATTAGTTCATCATAGTTGAGAAAGTATAGAAACCACATTTTATAGCTGTTATAACgatcttgaaacaaatataGATGACTAGCTTATGGGACCAATAAGCGTAGTGTGAgtcatttgttgattttttttgtaaatattttaaggtttATATTTGATCTACTATTCGTTACTTCttcttaggtttttttttgttgttaataattaaataatgctctGTTAATATTGAACCAATAGGACATCTATCTGCGCCGTTGCAATTTATGTGAATTTAAGACCGATATAAGAATACCATTTTTGGATTCTCTCAATCAACCGCTTGGCAATCGCTTTGCAGCCGGAAGTGTCACGGGAAATGGCCTCATAGGACAAAGGAAACAGGACATTGGGCACAGGACACGCCCCTAGGGCCATTCCCCCCTTTAACCCTCATGTTGGCCAACTGACTTAACTGACACATTGACATCGTTCACGACGTTGCGGGTGTGAGTGCATCGGTGTTAATGTGTTATCTATAACAGGTCAGCCGGCTGCAAATTGTTGCTGCTTCTGCCacagttttttgttgttgctgcatcAGCTGCGATACGACGTCATCGAGCACTCTCTCTTCTCTTTTCCCCAGTGCTTGCCACCCACTTTTGCTCTTTGTCCGCGGCTCCCTCTTAGTTGCGCTCTCGCTCTCTTTGGTACACAGTGGgttgctttttgattttattttgtttttgctctcTCGCACTTAAATTAATTCAGCTATCACACCCTAAAGTAGAATACACTTCGATTTGCCTTTTAAGGAGtcaacaaataatattaaattgtgaATTATGACTAATGGTATTCAAGAagcgcttttaaaaataaaaccacaaagttaaagtttttacaaataaatctaTGGGCATTCAACTACATATATCTGTGTggcttttaataatttaaatttgtaaaaacatCTTTTTCTTGTCGGAAGGGTATTCAATGTATAAAAATTCGGtgataaattcaaattcatcaGTATTTTGTAGTATTAGAGCTTCTAAAATTTATCTGCTATAACTtctagaaaatttaaaatttttttaaatttatttttactaatttCAATCATATCTATTCATCAAGAATAGATTTCTATTCATCAATAATAGATATCTATTCATCAAGAACAGATAtttctaatatattttttaaactctcATGCACTACGTCCCGAACTGCCAATGAAAAGTATAGTACTCCCTAAAAAGAGTATGAAAAGAGCGCGCTCTGCTATCCGGTGGATTGCTTTTCGCCAGCGCTCTTtggtttcattttgtttttgtactcGGTGCGCGTAGCAAGTGTAAGCGGCTCTGGCTCTGCTTCTTCTTACAAGAGTTCCGCCTGTAATCTCCTCTaattcggttttattttttcgcaatTTACGCTACATCAAGTGACAAGctattgaaaaattaattgcccaattgaaattgaaaggcaaaaaaaagcaTCCATTAGGAAGAGCTTAAAACTTTGCCTGAAAGTGCTGTGGTGGAAAAGTATCGATTTGTGTGAAAATTGCAGGCTGCTGCAGATTGGCGAAAGAAAAGGCGAAGAAAGTTTTCTGGAAATGTGAAGACACAACAAATCGCAACAATGGAAAACTTAAACTTTGCACGCACGCCGCAATTTCTGCGCAAAGTTATCTCCGAGGCGCGCAGGTAAATgcaggaaaaaaacaaaaacaatggacAAAGGGTGACGAAGAGGGGTGGGTTGGGGGAAGTTAACCCACCACCGAAAGAAAACACCACCCACCGGCGAACGGGTCACCCTAATATTCCGTATTCCATGGGACAAGTCTAGCCGGGATTTGAAATTGTGGCTGGTTCTTGGACTCTTGTTTCTAGTTTGTTGCACCTTACAGGTTTTacttgttttccttttgtgGGCCGCGCTAAGTGGGCGGAAGGGGGTGGTGCAGCAGCCCGATACCGTCTTATGTAACTCGAGCCTGCAGACGTCAATGGTTCGGTGTCCTCACGCCAGAGGATTATTTCTCCTTGTACATGTGTACCTACAGCTACGGTCACAATATTAGCAGTGCAGAAGGGTAGCCTGGAAAGTGAAGTACATTAAATTAGGCTTTTCCGTCTTTATATAATTTAGTAGCACATAAAAGGATATTTCCAGtattggttaattttattagccaataataataaacggTTTTATATTCGTTAAAATACGTTTggaatttaagttaaatattaatacaaaacaacttgaatatgatttaaaaaatccatattttcGTTAACTTTtgcaatattaattttagaattctgaaaaattataaaaaagttttaagaattatgatacatttataaaaccCTAATATCAAATATTCATTGCTAATGCTTCGACTGATATTGTATGCAGTATGAAAATATGAACCTTTGTGCAACATGCCACACACGCCACTCGAGGCACAAACcgcaaacaaagccaaaagacAACAAAGAAGCAGAAGAAAGGAGCTGCAACGAACCGAAACCCCTTGGCGTCTAGAACCCCTAAGTCAGGATACCCTTAAAAAGCCCGACAATTAGTCATAGGAAATTGCACATACTCTAGAAAAAAGTGTTTCCACAAGTATGAAATCATCTTGCAAAAGCTTACGAGTCACAACATTCGAATACTCTTCACTCTCCTattcttacatttttattaattaaagagAATCTAAATGTatcattacaaaaaacattgcGTATTAAGCGACCTCAGCCATCCTTTATTAATCAGcccaaaatacaaataaaaaactatttctttaaatattatgaGAATTATCTAACACTATTATCCATTATGTACTCATTAGGTTTTAATAATCTTGGACTCATAGTACGTGCTATAAGATCGTGTCATTATTTCGTACTCGGTGTACGTTAGCGTTTAATGGGGctttaaaaggaaaattataaaatggaaCTTAAGCATAATAAATACTGCAAGCGGCCTTCCCAAGCCCCGCGGTGCAGCAACGCCCCAAAACCATTAAAATTCCATCCCACCACCCTCCCACACGTCATTTCCATTGTCTTGGACTCGGCAACCCCATTACCCATTGCCGGCGGACATCATTTCGCACATCGCACACAAATGACGAGGACATGAGCTCCTAGCCCTCAGGCCCCTTCGATTTTCCCTGCGAAACGCCTTTGTTTCGGATTAATAATTTGGCTCCTCTTGACTTTGCCGCCATCTGTGTCAATGGGCGCTGCTATCGAGCCCAAGGCGACAGCTCTTTCCCGCACTTATCAAAGCTGCATGCGAGTGGGTGTGTggataaaacaagaaaatgggACGGGTGTGGGTGGGTGGATTTTCTAGTTGTAATGGTGCAGCTTCCGCTTGAAGCGTGCCAGCGTATCGATACATTTGAATATGTTTTTGGCATGACTTCGGTATAATCATCACCGTCATCATAGGCGTATATATAGATCGAGTGATGCATACTTTTCCTCGGAATGCCGCGGCAGCTCTTTTCGATCCCCCTCTTTCGTAGCATATATTCCGTAAAGTGATTGTTCTACATATTTCCGCAAGCTTAAGGGGCATATTTGGTATATCTAAAAGTAAATACTTTGACCCAAAATTTATGTCGTAACTGAATAAGTATATTATACTTATTGATAAGTGACCTAATTAAGATACTATCGATTTTGGATAAATCTgtgttttcataaaaaaaggaataattaaatcaatgtatatttaatttatttatcttgtcaattttagacaaattttattactttctcaaattaaatatttaacgaaAACACTTATTTCTAATTACATATAGCACCTATTACAAAATTGTGTacctaaaatctaaaataaagcCTGAAATACTGATCATCAAATTTAAATCGATAATGCAGCTGTCGGTATTAGTAGAATCAAATGGCAAGGTCAAAGTCTCTCCACGATCAGCCCCAAACACACTCTTCAACCATATGTTGAGTTTAATTAATGACACATTCcgcaatttattttgttgttttttctcgcTCGCTTTGCAGATCGTTTATAAACAGCGACCCATTTGCCGCCTCCGCCGCAAGGGGACGTTCGGAAACCGAGGAGGAGGCATCATCCGAGATGGAGCTCGCCCACACTTTGACCCTTAACGAGGAGGCACTCAAGCAGTTGCCGGAGCACAAGCGACCGGTATTTGAGCTGGAATGGCTGCGCTACTTGGAGAAGGCGCTGCCACTGGCGTCCAAGCCGGACATCAAGGCCAGCCAGAAGAAGCTGGTGCAGCAGCTCTCGGAAAGAATTCAGGGGGCTCCAGGTCCGCCCATTCGCAAGCTCATCGCCAGCGCCTTGGCCACACTATTCTCCGTCGGCGACACCTTCATGCTCTTCGA
This portion of the Drosophila takahashii strain IR98-3 E-12201 chromosome 3R, DtakHiC1v2, whole genome shotgun sequence genome encodes:
- the LOC108064380 gene encoding dnaJ homolog subfamily C member 30, mitochondrial, with translation MFQHGPMLWRPLLVLRSLHLNQRQQMSHYDALGIGRRCTQNEIKAAYYKLSMLYHPDRNQGSETAAKKFREINQAYEILGNYRLRRLYDKGIVHTAGAQYAQDVHDVAEPVVEDDPETKFYKSRFQKSRVADAEGRQPIYDFDEWSRNHYGKSFDRRQAAQAKYDRIRVQKETNKMSGQTDMVLLAFLFFGVAIYLMFLAESSYDTPKKRAEERHRRDREEREQQVTGKKS
- the LOC108064379 gene encoding probable 18S rRNA (guanine-N(7))-methyltransferase gives rise to the protein MARRPEHAAPPEIFYNDDEAKKYSTNTRIIEIQVEMAERALELLAFPDDDESRLILDIGCGSGLSGSVLEDSEHMWIGIDISKSMLDIAVEREVAGDVILGDMGEGMPFKPGTFDGAISISALQWLCNADKSYHNPHKRLLKFFTTLFSCLTRTARAVFQFYPENSDQIEMVTSQAMKAGFYGGLVVDYPNSAKAKKYYLVLMTGGSAELPKALGSPEEERRVNYIKKRDACREARGKAPKKSRDWILAKKERRRRQGLETRPDTKYTARKRPAKF
- the ImpE3 gene encoding uncharacterized protein ImpE3, whose protein sequence is MRSGLTLCPLLLVVVVLLVGHLVAPVAPANLLTSYLPASMQALAYYIDLLQYEPLSTTTVEPPFSADDGGVESTTASAKPSTPLPTRSRTTTTRRPSGIGGLGSVWWQPPSWWETPQRTSTTERPTSPPTLPHRPGIFAPASQTEKALEGHTLFEEIGDGLDFDKLPLSLIRDIQTEREDFTNDVESLDNFLRLYDDNYGRAAFDFESAMDRWSSSSIAGKKRVPPTKPYVDFLLVYDLLKRDAKAANLSKYEGYSEDLLQQLHELSQASSARQLHTLFQRMLDRGDIQRSDVVARVQGIVKDLGNPKSATSKALAFIPSMQFLP